A single region of the Pseudomonas solani genome encodes:
- the tagH gene encoding type VI secretion system-associated FHA domain protein TagH → MPLRLTITSYHKLTPGQRPEVELDRGELRIGRSADNDWVLPDPERLVSSQHCTIQFRDGTYYLTDTSTNGVMLAQSGVRLRRGNSEPLLDGEILKLGEYEILVQVQGMSMNMQPASAAPMSGGGDPFSSFDALMSRQTSTPSIPEPMAPPPASMAHIQGGGSPLDTKPDLFDFLNPPPAAAPSIPDHVPAERHDFRPPTPIPSFEPTPVPPVSAPAAFAEPAGAAPAIPADWDPFADLGLTSPAPQHAPAVPVPMPTAAAPLEPAPVAVELPADFFSNPPLGHDSAATSIPTPIPDPQPIAQQTIAPMPPAIQMAPAAIPAPAVATPAPVPAPPALTPTAQATHAAAVSAPATQAPAHAHAPSGDDGALMDAFLRGAGLGQLRIDRAEAAAQMEAVGRSYRLMVEGLVDVLRARSSLKGEFRMAQTMIRPVENNPLKFAPNVDEALLLLLRHGNAAFMPPDQAVGESFDDLKAHQLAVMAGVQAAIKHILKRFEPSVLEARLNKPSGLSALLPGSRQSQYWELFTDLYASISREAEDDFQDLFGREFSRAYEEHSARLRGH, encoded by the coding sequence ATGCCACTGCGTTTGACCATCACCAGTTATCACAAGCTGACGCCCGGACAACGTCCCGAGGTGGAGCTTGATCGTGGTGAGCTGAGGATTGGCCGCAGTGCCGATAACGATTGGGTGTTGCCCGATCCCGAGCGCCTCGTTTCCAGCCAGCATTGCACCATCCAGTTCCGCGACGGCACCTACTACCTGACCGACACCAGCACCAACGGCGTGATGCTCGCGCAGTCGGGCGTGCGCCTGCGTCGCGGTAACAGCGAGCCGCTGCTGGATGGCGAAATCCTCAAGCTCGGCGAGTACGAGATCCTCGTTCAGGTGCAGGGGATGAGCATGAACATGCAGCCCGCCAGCGCCGCGCCGATGAGCGGGGGCGGCGACCCCTTCAGCAGCTTCGATGCGCTGATGAGCCGGCAGACCTCCACGCCTTCGATTCCCGAGCCGATGGCGCCGCCGCCGGCTTCCATGGCCCACATCCAGGGTGGCGGTTCGCCGCTGGACACCAAGCCCGACCTGTTCGACTTCCTCAATCCGCCACCGGCTGCCGCACCGTCGATTCCCGATCACGTGCCTGCCGAGCGCCATGACTTCCGCCCGCCGACGCCGATCCCCAGTTTTGAGCCGACGCCGGTGCCGCCCGTGAGTGCACCTGCCGCCTTCGCCGAGCCTGCAGGCGCCGCACCGGCGATTCCCGCCGACTGGGACCCCTTCGCCGACCTCGGCCTTACCAGCCCCGCGCCCCAGCACGCGCCGGCCGTTCCGGTGCCGATGCCCACGGCGGCGGCACCGCTGGAACCAGCGCCGGTAGCCGTCGAACTGCCGGCGGACTTCTTCAGCAATCCGCCGCTTGGCCACGACTCCGCCGCCACCTCGATTCCGACGCCCATCCCTGATCCGCAGCCCATCGCCCAGCAGACCATCGCGCCGATGCCACCGGCCATCCAGATGGCCCCGGCGGCGATCCCGGCGCCTGCCGTCGCCACGCCCGCACCGGTTCCGGCACCACCCGCGCTGACGCCCACTGCCCAGGCCACCCACGCCGCCGCGGTGTCCGCCCCGGCCACTCAGGCGCCGGCCCATGCACATGCACCGAGCGGCGACGACGGTGCGCTGATGGATGCCTTCCTGCGCGGTGCCGGCCTTGGCCAGCTGCGCATCGATCGCGCCGAAGCCGCCGCGCAGATGGAAGCCGTCGGCCGCAGCTATCGTCTGATGGTGGAAGGGCTGGTGGATGTGCTGCGTGCACGCTCCAGCCTCAAGGGCGAGTTCCGCATGGCGCAGACCATGATCCGACCGGTGGAGAACAATCCGCTCAAATTCGCCCCCAACGTCGACGAGGCCTTGCTGCTCCTGCTGCGCCACGGCAACGCCGCGTTCATGCCGCCGGACCAGGCCGTGGGCGAAAGCTTCGACGACCTCAAGGCCCATCAGCTGGCGGTGATGGCCGGCGTGCAGGCGGCCATCAAGCACATTCTCAAACGCTTCGAGCCCTCGGTGCTGGAAGCGCGGCTGAACAAGCCCTCGGGGCTTTCGGCCTTGCTGCCGGGTTCCCGGCAGTCGCAATACTGGGAGTTGTTCACCGACCTCTACGCGAGCATCTCGCGGGAGGCCGAGGACGATTTCCAGGACCTTTTCGGGCGCGAATTCAGCCGCGCCTACGAGGAGCACAGCGCCAGACTTCGCGGGCATTGA
- the tssA gene encoding type VI secretion system protein TssA codes for MVDVSRLLSPVSADSPCGDDLEYDAAYLELERIAQGQPERQMGDSVLPAEPPVWRDVRELSSELLQRSKDLRIANYFLQSTLALEGLPGLAQGLILVRELLTQYWDGLYPQLDADDDNDPTFRINALTGLAAEPVIQLLRESSLTSSRAFGSVSLRAALNALDLQRFPSETLTPEQLQGAFRDSDEALLASTRNALTDAQSALATIESTLSDRVGSAQSADLGALKQLLRHALQIHKDQAPGDDAVADEPAAGDDTATDAGSSGGAPSARATPRISGEVTNRDDVLKTLDRILEYYARQEPSSPVPILLKRAKTLVTADFAAIVRNLIPDGMSQFENLRGPESE; via the coding sequence GTGGTGGATGTGTCGCGTTTGCTATCCCCTGTTTCCGCTGATTCGCCTTGCGGCGACGACCTCGAATACGACGCTGCGTATCTCGAACTGGAACGTATTGCCCAAGGGCAACCCGAGCGCCAGATGGGCGACTCCGTACTCCCCGCCGAGCCCCCTGTCTGGCGTGATGTCCGCGAGCTTTCCAGTGAGCTGCTGCAACGCAGCAAAGACCTGCGCATCGCCAACTATTTCCTGCAGAGCACCCTCGCCCTCGAAGGGCTGCCGGGTCTTGCCCAGGGCCTGATCCTGGTGCGCGAGCTGCTGACCCAATACTGGGACGGCCTGTACCCGCAGCTCGACGCCGACGATGACAACGACCCCACCTTCCGCATCAACGCCCTCACCGGGCTGGCGGCGGAACCGGTGATCCAGCTGCTGCGCGAAAGCAGCCTGACCAGCTCGCGGGCCTTTGGCTCGGTGAGCCTGCGTGCCGCCCTCAACGCCCTCGACCTGCAGCGCTTCCCCAGTGAAACGCTGACCCCCGAGCAGTTGCAGGGCGCCTTCCGCGACAGCGATGAAGCGCTGCTCGCCAGCACCCGCAACGCCCTGACCGATGCCCAGTCCGCGCTGGCCACCATCGAGTCGACCCTTTCCGATCGCGTGGGCTCGGCCCAGAGCGCCGACCTCGGCGCCCTCAAGCAGTTGCTGCGCCACGCCCTGCAGATCCACAAGGACCAGGCCCCCGGCGACGACGCCGTAGCCGACGAGCCGGCGGCCGGTGACGACACCGCCACCGACGCCGGCAGCAGCGGTGGCGCACCGAGCGCTCGCGCCACGCCGCGCATCTCCGGCGAGGTGACCAACCGCGACGACGTGCTCAAGACCCTGGATCGCATCCTCGAGTACTACGCGCGCCAGGAGCCATCGAGCCCGGTGCCGATCCTGCTCAAGCGTGCGAAGACCCTGGTCACGGCGGACTTCGCGGCGATCGTGCGCAACCTGATCCCGGATGGGATGTCCCAGTTCGAGAATTTGCGGGGCCCCGAGTCCGAATAG
- the tssJ gene encoding type VI secretion system lipoprotein TssJ has protein sequence MPRILLVAVVALLGACASEPPPPPPPTVVQLHIEASSDVNPGPGGQGAPVRVRVFELKSATAFNRADYFSLVEQSQATLSTDLVAQDELLVKPGDKQMQERKLDDATRQFGIVVGYRELDSAVWRDVITVPLNQTSAYSVKFGAHAISVSPAPIAEPAK, from the coding sequence ATGCCAAGGATTCTACTGGTAGCCGTAGTAGCGCTTCTGGGCGCATGTGCTTCCGAGCCACCGCCGCCACCACCGCCCACCGTGGTGCAGCTGCATATCGAAGCCTCCAGCGACGTCAACCCGGGCCCGGGCGGGCAGGGCGCACCCGTGCGCGTGCGGGTGTTCGAGCTCAAGAGCGCCACCGCCTTCAACCGTGCCGACTACTTCTCCCTGGTGGAGCAGTCGCAGGCCACCCTGTCCACCGACCTGGTCGCCCAGGACGAGTTGCTGGTCAAGCCCGGCGACAAGCAGATGCAGGAGCGCAAGCTCGATGACGCCACCCGCCAGTTCGGCATCGTCGTCGGCTACCGCGAGCTCGACAGCGCGGTCTGGCGTGACGTGATCACCGTGCCCTTGAACCAGACCAGCGCCTACAGCGTGAAATTCGGCGCCCACGCCATCAGCGTCTCGCCGGCTCCCATCGCCGAGCCGGCCAAATAG
- a CDS encoding type VI secretion system accessory protein TagJ, whose protein sequence is MTAEELLRAGRADEALKSLQDQVRAQPSNAELRVFLFQLLAVLGQWSRAQNQLKVAGELDASTLAMVQTYRTALECEALRAEVFAGRLTPVVLGEPAEWVAPLIQALKHDAEGQHEAAQALRDQAFEAAPAVAGTLNDQPFEWFADADPRLGPVLELIVNGRYVWLPMHNIQSLVTEAPTDLRDLVWLPVEVTLVNGGATVGLIPSRYPGSQDDADGAIRLSRKTDFLDDGRPIGQRLFVTDQGDTALFELRTLAFGQPEA, encoded by the coding sequence ATGACCGCCGAAGAACTACTGCGCGCAGGACGCGCCGACGAAGCCCTGAAGTCCTTGCAGGACCAGGTGCGTGCCCAACCTTCCAACGCCGAGCTGCGGGTGTTCCTGTTCCAGCTGCTGGCGGTGCTCGGCCAATGGAGCCGCGCGCAGAACCAGTTGAAAGTCGCCGGCGAGCTGGATGCCAGCACCCTGGCCATGGTGCAGACCTACCGCACCGCCCTGGAATGCGAAGCCCTGCGCGCCGAAGTCTTCGCCGGCCGCCTCACCCCCGTGGTGCTGGGCGAGCCCGCCGAATGGGTAGCGCCGCTGATCCAGGCCCTCAAGCATGACGCCGAAGGCCAGCACGAAGCCGCCCAGGCCCTGCGCGACCAGGCCTTCGAAGCCGCACCCGCCGTCGCCGGCACCCTCAACGACCAGCCCTTCGAATGGTTCGCCGACGCCGACCCGCGCCTGGGCCCGGTGCTCGAACTCATCGTCAACGGCCGCTACGTGTGGCTGCCGATGCATAACATCCAGAGCCTGGTGACCGAGGCCCCCACCGACCTGCGCGACCTGGTCTGGCTGCCGGTGGAAGTCACCCTGGTCAACGGCGGCGCCACCGTGGGCCTGATCCCCAGCCGCTACCCGGGCAGCCAGGACGACGCCGACGGCGCCATCCGCCTGAGCCGCAAGACCGACTTCCTCGACGACGGCCGCCCCATCGGCCAGCGCCTGTTCGTCACCGACCAGGGCGACACCGCGCTGTTCGAGCTGCGCACCCTCGCCTTCGGGCAGCCGGAGGCCTGA
- the tssG gene encoding type VI secretion system baseplate subunit TssG — protein sequence MAGEARTPSESVNTLAAMETAPWNYDFFQALRRIECEFPERPRLGHSVRLADDPLRLGQKPDCGFAPSTLASVEHNPDGTPRIEQYFFGLTGPNGPLPLHLTEYARERQRNNADATFKRFLDVFNHRLLTLFYRAWAEARPTVSQDRPGDDYWSPRLGALSGRGMQSLMGQGPIDDAARYYFTGHLAAQTRYPDGLRTILAEFFGVPVAIEEYVGQWLELPEYSRLGAQASTLGVDLCLGTHVWDRQHKFRIRIGPLGLSQYQRFLPGGELFHELAAWVAEYLGEELDWDSNLVLERDEVPPMTLGGGDRLGFNTWLGKPEGDADDLLLAVSHLNHGAEARA from the coding sequence ATGGCGGGCGAAGCCCGGACGCCGTCCGAATCTGTGAACACCCTCGCGGCCATGGAGACCGCGCCCTGGAACTACGATTTCTTCCAGGCGCTGCGCCGCATCGAGTGCGAATTCCCCGAGCGCCCGCGCCTGGGGCATTCCGTGCGCCTGGCCGACGACCCGCTGCGCCTGGGGCAGAAACCCGATTGCGGTTTCGCCCCCTCGACCCTGGCCAGCGTCGAGCACAACCCCGACGGCACGCCGCGCATCGAGCAATACTTCTTCGGCCTCACCGGCCCCAACGGCCCGCTGCCGCTGCACCTGACCGAATACGCCCGTGAGCGCCAGCGCAACAACGCCGACGCCACCTTCAAGCGCTTCCTCGACGTCTTCAACCACCGCCTGCTGACCCTGTTCTACCGCGCCTGGGCCGAAGCCCGGCCGACCGTGAGCCAGGACCGCCCCGGCGACGACTACTGGTCGCCGCGCCTCGGCGCCCTCTCCGGCCGCGGCATGCAGAGCCTGATGGGCCAGGGGCCGATCGACGACGCCGCGCGCTACTACTTCACCGGCCACCTGGCGGCACAGACCCGCTACCCGGACGGCCTGCGCACCATACTCGCGGAGTTCTTCGGCGTGCCCGTGGCCATCGAGGAGTACGTCGGCCAATGGCTGGAACTCCCCGAATACAGCCGCCTGGGCGCCCAGGCCAGCACCCTGGGCGTCGACCTGTGCCTGGGCACCCACGTGTGGGACCGCCAGCACAAGTTCCGCATCCGCATCGGCCCGCTGGGGCTCTCGCAGTACCAGCGCTTCCTCCCCGGTGGCGAGCTGTTCCATGAGCTGGCCGCCTGGGTCGCCGAATACCTGGGCGAGGAGCTGGACTGGGACAGCAACCTGGTGCTGGAACGTGACGAAGTGCCGCCCATGACCCTGGGCGGCGGCGACCGGCTGGGCTTCAACACCTGGCTGGGCAAGCCCGAAGGCGACGCCGACGACCTGCTGCTGGCGGTGAGCCACCTGAACCACGGTGCGGAGGCGCGCGCCTGA
- the tssC gene encoding type VI secretion system contractile sheath large subunit: MAELMTEAAPQGGEATEQTSEFASLLLQEFKPKTERAREAVETAVRTLAEHALAQTSLISNDAIKSIESIIAAIDAKLTEQVNLIMHHPDFQQLESAWRGLHYLVNNTETDEQLKIRVLNISKGELHKTLKKFKGTAWDQSPIFKKLYEEEYGQFGGEPYGCLLGDYYFDQSPPDVELLGEIAKVSAAMHAPFISAASPTVMGMGSWQELSNPRDLTKIFTTPEYAGWRSLRESDDARYIGLTMPRFLARQPYGAKTDPVEEFAFEEDTAGADSAKYTWANSAYAMAVNINRSFKLYGWCSRIRGVESGGEVPNLPAHTFPTDDGGVDMKCPTEIAISDRREAELAKNGFMPLLHKKNTDLAAFIGAQSLQKPAEYDDPDATANANLAARLPYLFATCRFAHYLKCIVRDKIGSFKEKDDMQRWLQDWILNYVDGDPAHSTETTKAQHPLAAAEVVVEEIEGNPGYYSSKFYLRPHYQLEGLTVSLRLVSKLPSAKGA; encoded by the coding sequence ATGGCCGAATTGATGACCGAAGCTGCGCCCCAGGGCGGCGAAGCGACCGAGCAGACCAGCGAGTTCGCCTCGCTGCTGCTGCAGGAATTCAAACCCAAGACCGAGCGTGCCCGCGAAGCGGTGGAAACCGCCGTGCGCACCCTCGCCGAGCATGCCCTGGCACAGACCAGCCTGATCTCCAACGATGCGATCAAGTCGATCGAATCCATCATCGCTGCGATCGACGCCAAGCTCACCGAGCAGGTCAACCTGATCATGCACCACCCGGATTTCCAGCAACTGGAAAGCGCCTGGCGTGGCCTGCATTACCTGGTGAACAACACCGAGACCGACGAGCAGCTGAAGATCCGCGTGCTGAACATTTCCAAGGGCGAGCTGCACAAGACCCTGAAGAAATTCAAAGGCACCGCCTGGGACCAGAGCCCGATCTTCAAGAAGCTCTACGAAGAGGAATACGGCCAGTTCGGTGGCGAGCCCTACGGCTGCCTGCTGGGCGACTACTACTTCGACCAGTCGCCGCCGGACGTGGAGCTGCTGGGCGAGATCGCCAAGGTCTCCGCCGCCATGCACGCACCGTTCATCTCCGCCGCCTCCCCTACCGTGATGGGCATGGGTTCCTGGCAGGAGCTGTCCAACCCGCGTGACCTGACCAAGATCTTCACCACCCCGGAATACGCCGGCTGGCGCTCGCTGCGCGAGTCCGACGACGCGCGCTACATCGGCCTGACCATGCCGCGCTTCCTGGCCCGCCAACCCTACGGTGCCAAGACCGACCCGGTGGAAGAGTTCGCCTTCGAGGAAGACACCGCCGGCGCCGACAGCGCCAAGTACACCTGGGCCAACTCGGCCTATGCCATGGCGGTGAACATCAACCGTTCGTTCAAGCTCTACGGCTGGTGCTCGCGCATCCGTGGCGTGGAGTCCGGTGGTGAAGTGCCGAACCTGCCGGCGCACACCTTCCCCACCGACGACGGTGGCGTGGACATGAAGTGCCCGACCGAGATCGCCATCTCCGACCGCCGCGAGGCCGAGCTGGCGAAGAACGGTTTCATGCCGCTGCTGCACAAGAAGAACACCGACCTGGCGGCCTTCATCGGCGCCCAGTCCCTGCAGAAGCCGGCCGAATACGACGACCCGGACGCCACCGCCAACGCCAACCTGGCGGCGCGCCTGCCGTACCTGTTCGCCACCTGCCGCTTCGCGCACTACCTCAAGTGCATCGTTCGCGACAAGATCGGCTCGTTCAAGGAGAAGGACGACATGCAGCGCTGGCTGCAGGACTGGATCCTCAACTACGTCGATGGCGATCCCGCTCACTCCACCGAAACCACCAAGGCGCAGCACCCGCTGGCAGCCGCTGAAGTGGTGGTCGAGGAGATCGAGGGCAACCCGGGCTATTACAGCTCGAAGTTCTACCTGCGTCCGCACTACCAGCTCGAAGGGCTGACCGTGTCGCTGCGCCTGGTATCCAAGCTGCCTTCGGCCAAGGGGGCCTGA
- a CDS encoding Hcp family type VI secretion system effector — MAVDMFIKIGDVEGESADKSHGKEIDVLAWSWGMSQSGNMHQGGGGGAGKVSVQDLSLTKYVDKSSPNLMMACSSGKHYPEAKLTIRKAGGESPVEYLIITMSEVLISSVSTGGSGGEDRLTENISLNFAQVKVDYQPQKADGAKDGGPVKYGWNIRENVKI, encoded by the coding sequence ATGGCTGTAGATATGTTCATCAAGATCGGCGACGTCGAAGGCGAGTCCGCCGACAAGAGCCACGGCAAGGAAATCGATGTGCTGGCCTGGAGCTGGGGCATGTCCCAATCCGGCAACATGCACCAGGGTGGTGGCGGCGGCGCCGGCAAGGTAAGCGTGCAGGACCTGTCGCTGACCAAGTACGTCGACAAGTCCAGCCCCAACCTGATGATGGCCTGCTCCAGCGGTAAGCATTACCCGGAAGCCAAGCTGACCATCCGCAAGGCGGGCGGCGAGTCGCCGGTCGAGTACCTGATCATCACCATGAGCGAAGTGCTGATCTCCTCCGTGAGCACCGGCGGTAGCGGTGGTGAGGATCGCCTGACCGAAAACATCAGCCTGAACTTCGCCCAGGTGAAGGTCGACTACCAGCCGCAGAAAGCCGACGGCGCCAAAGATGGCGGCCCGGTCAAATACGGCTGGAACATCCGCGAGAACGTCAAGATCTGA
- the tssB gene encoding type VI secretion system contractile sheath small subunit → MGSTSSQKFIARNRAPRVQIEYDVELYGAEKKVQLPFVMGVMADLAGKPAEPLAAVADRKFLEIDVDNFDSRLKAMKPRVAFNVPNALTGDGNLSLDITFESMDDFSPAAVARKVDSLNQLLEARTQLANLLTYMDGKTGAEELIMKAIKDPALLQALASAPKPQDNEPQA, encoded by the coding sequence ATGGGTAGCACCAGCAGTCAGAAATTCATCGCACGCAACCGCGCGCCCCGCGTCCAGATCGAGTACGACGTGGAACTCTACGGCGCCGAGAAGAAGGTGCAGTTGCCCTTCGTCATGGGCGTCATGGCCGACCTCGCCGGCAAGCCGGCCGAACCCCTGGCCGCCGTTGCGGACCGCAAGTTCCTGGAGATCGACGTCGACAACTTCGACTCGCGCCTCAAGGCCATGAAGCCGCGCGTCGCCTTCAACGTGCCCAACGCCCTGACCGGCGACGGCAACCTGTCCCTGGACATCACCTTCGAGAGCATGGACGACTTCAGCCCCGCCGCCGTGGCGCGCAAGGTCGACTCGCTGAACCAGCTGCTCGAAGCCCGCACCCAGCTCGCCAACCTGCTGACCTACATGGACGGCAAGACCGGCGCTGAAGAGCTGATCATGAAAGCGATCAAGGACCCGGCCCTGCTGCAGGCCCTGGCCAGCGCGCCGAAGCCGCAAGACAACGAGCCGCAAGCTTAA
- the tssK gene encoding type VI secretion system baseplate subunit TssK, producing MSWNNRVVWSEGMFLRPQHFQQHDRYLESLVEGRCRALQAGGWGFSELKIDEALLTQGKLAIVSARGVLPDGTPFDIPGDDVAPVPLDVEDSLRDGIIYLALPLKRAGARDTVEEGEALGGARYQSAVREVRDDNAPFESRAPVSIGGRALRLLTARDGLGEYAAVGVVRVVEKRADRSLALDESYIPPLLDVTASQPLAAFRSELLGLLHQRGEALAGRVVASGAGGASEIADFLLLQLVNRAEPLVSHLANITPLHPEWFYREAVSLAGEFSTFSASGRRPAEFPAYEHDDLATTFAPVMLALRQALSMVIDSRAVPIPIIEKAYGVHVAMLADKSLLDNSAFILVVRADVPGESLRSRFPQQAKIGSVEHIRDLVNLQLPGIALLPMPVAPRQIPYHAGSTYFELDRGSDHWKQLVHSGGFAFHIAGQFPGLNLAFWAIRS from the coding sequence ATGTCCTGGAACAACCGAGTGGTCTGGTCTGAGGGGATGTTCCTGCGTCCGCAGCATTTCCAGCAGCACGACCGCTACCTGGAGTCCCTGGTGGAAGGCCGCTGCCGAGCACTGCAAGCCGGCGGCTGGGGTTTCTCCGAGCTGAAGATCGACGAGGCGCTGCTCACCCAGGGCAAGCTGGCCATCGTCTCGGCCCGTGGCGTGCTGCCCGACGGCACCCCCTTCGACATCCCCGGCGACGACGTGGCCCCGGTGCCGCTGGACGTCGAGGACAGCCTGCGTGACGGCATCATCTACCTGGCCCTGCCGCTCAAGCGCGCCGGCGCCCGCGACACGGTGGAGGAGGGCGAGGCCCTCGGTGGCGCGCGCTACCAGAGCGCGGTGCGCGAAGTGCGTGACGACAACGCCCCCTTCGAGAGCCGCGCCCCCGTGTCCATCGGTGGCCGCGCCCTGCGCCTGCTCACCGCCCGTGACGGCCTCGGCGAATACGCCGCCGTCGGCGTGGTGCGGGTGGTGGAAAAGCGTGCCGACCGCTCCCTGGCGCTGGACGAAAGCTACATCCCGCCGCTGCTGGATGTGACCGCCTCGCAGCCCCTGGCGGCCTTCCGCAGCGAACTGCTGGGCCTGCTGCACCAACGTGGCGAGGCCCTGGCCGGCCGCGTGGTCGCTTCCGGTGCCGGTGGCGCTTCGGAGATCGCCGACTTCCTCCTGCTGCAACTGGTCAACCGCGCCGAACCCCTGGTCTCGCACCTGGCCAACATCACCCCGTTGCACCCGGAATGGTTCTACCGCGAGGCGGTGAGCCTGGCCGGCGAGTTCTCCACCTTCTCCGCCAGCGGCCGTCGCCCGGCGGAATTCCCGGCCTATGAGCACGACGACCTGGCCACCACCTTCGCCCCGGTGATGCTCGCCCTGCGCCAGGCCCTGTCGATGGTCATCGACAGCCGCGCTGTGCCGATCCCCATCATCGAGAAAGCCTACGGCGTGCACGTGGCGATGCTCGCGGACAAGAGCCTGCTGGACAACTCGGCGTTCATCCTCGTGGTGCGTGCCGACGTGCCCGGCGAGTCGCTGCGTTCGCGCTTCCCGCAGCAGGCCAAGATCGGCTCCGTGGAGCACATCCGCGACCTGGTCAACCTGCAGCTGCCGGGTATCGCGCTGCTGCCGATGCCGGTGGCGCCACGGCAGATCCCGTACCACGCGGGCAGCACCTACTTCGAACTCGACCGCGGCAGCGACCACTGGAAGCAACTGGTGCATTCCGGCGGCTTCGCCTTCCACATCGCTGGCCAGTTCCCTGGCCTGAACCTGGCCTTCTGGGCCATCCGGAGTTAA
- the tssE gene encoding type VI secretion system baseplate subunit TssE, which produces MAELTLQERLQPSLLDRLTDEDPSNAKESVDKRVLSLTQLKASVLRDLAWLFNTIAPLDSETSSEIQAGNSVVNYGLPPLAGHTASSVDVQAIEALLTETIADYEPRIIRSTLRVRAQLAADQMNHNALSFEIEGDLWAEPVPLRMLLTTDLDLETGHVQIVPADHLRKRNK; this is translated from the coding sequence ATGGCCGAGCTGACGCTGCAGGAACGTCTGCAACCCTCCCTTCTGGACCGGTTGACCGACGAGGACCCGAGCAACGCCAAGGAGAGCGTCGACAAGCGCGTGCTCTCCCTGACCCAGCTCAAGGCGTCCGTCCTGCGCGACCTGGCTTGGCTGTTCAACACCATCGCGCCGCTCGACAGCGAGACCTCCAGCGAGATCCAGGCCGGCAACTCGGTGGTCAACTACGGTTTGCCGCCGCTGGCCGGGCACACCGCCTCCAGCGTCGACGTGCAGGCCATCGAGGCCCTGCTCACCGAGACCATTGCCGACTACGAGCCGCGCATCATCCGATCCACCTTGCGCGTGCGCGCCCAGCTGGCAGCCGACCAGATGAACCACAACGCCCTGTCCTTCGAGATCGAAGGCGACCTGTGGGCCGAACCCGTGCCCCTGCGCATGCTCCTCACCACCGACCTGGACCTGGAGACCGGCCACGTGCAGATCGTCCCCGCCGACCACCTGCGGAAGCGCAACAAATGA